One uncultured Draconibacterium sp. genomic window, AAGAAAAAGCAGACAATGAAAAGGTGAGTACCATTGATTATACCAATTACGAAGAGGGAATTTATGTTGGATACCGCCATTTCGACAAAGACAACCTGGAGGTTTCATTTCCATTTGGATACGGTTTGTCGTACACCGATTTTGAATTTAACAGCATGAAATCTGCTGTGAATGACAATACGATTGATGTTACAGTGATGGTTACAAACACAGGCAATGTTGCAGGAAAAGAGGTGGTACAACTTTATGTTTCAAAACCAGATACTCAAATCGATCGTCCGGTGCAGGAACTAAAGGCATTTGCAAAAACGCCGCTACTTCAAAGTGGAGAAACCGCTGAAATAAAGTTAAGTATACCAGCCGCGGATTTATCGTACTGGAGCGAAACGGAATCAAAATGGATACTTGAAAGCGGAGCCTACACCTTATCTGCAGGTGCTTCATCGAGAGATAAAAATTTAAGCACGGACATTAGCATGTAAACCAGTTAAACCGGGTAATAGCAGGAAAGGGTTTCAATACATTGAATTGGAATCCTTTCTTTTCATCACTCATCACGCAAGGCTTCTACCGGATTACGAGTGGCAGCTTTCCAACTCTGAAACGACACAGTAAGCAGGGCTATTCCCACAGCCAAAATACCGGCCAAAACAAAAATCCACCAGCTCAACGACACTTTATAGACAAAGTTCTCGAGCCATTTATTCATGGCAAACCAGGCAAACGGACAAGCCAATACAAAAGCCAAAACAACCCACTTTATAAAATCGCGGTTTAACATCTGCACAATTTCTCTTACGCGTGCACCATTTACTTTTCGCACACCAATTTCTTTTGTGCGTTGTTGGGTAACAATAAGTGCGAGCCCAAACAAGCCCATTGAGCAGATAAACAAGGCAATAAATGTAAAAATCGACAAAAGCCTGGCCTGCAACAATTCGGCTTTATATACTTTTTGATACATCGATCCCACCGATTCGTACTGAAAAGGATATTCAGGGAAAAGTGAAGTCCAAACCGTTTTCATATCAGCCAGAGCTTCCAACTTTTTACCTGGCTCAAACGCCACAATAAAATTAATCAGCCACAACTTATCGCGCTTAAAAAGCACCAATGGTTCCACTTCTTTTTTAAGGCTCGAAAGATGAAAATCTTTTACCACTCCAATAATTTTTCCACGTGGCAATTTTATTCCCGAAGCTTCAAGTTGCTCAAAATTCAGCTTAAATACTTTTCCAATAATATCATCGGCATTCGAATAATTTAATCGTTTCATGGCCGCTTCATTAATAATGTACTCTGCCGATCCTTCGTTGTCGAGGTTATTTTCGGTAAAGTTTGTTCCGCTTAAAAACGACAAATTAAACAGTGATGCAAATGAATAGTCGCACGGAAAAACCCCGATTCGTTCGTATTGCTCGTTTTGTTCGTCGGGAGTGTATCCTTCCAATTCAAATGCGAACATATCATTTGCCTCACCGCCAGGTGGTTCCATCATGGCCGAAACCGATTGAATGCTGTTGTATTTTAACAACTCCTCTTTCAGAATTTCAAATTTCTGTTGAAGACTGGCATGCACCGATTCAAAAACGATTATGTTGTCTTCCCCGGCTCCCATTCCACTTTTAAATGCAAAATTGGTTTGCCGGCTAATTACAATTACCGAAATAATTAGTGCAATGGAAAAAGCGTACTGAAAAACAAGAATCCCCCGGTTTATTCCACCTTGGTTTTGTTTTGTATTTGAATTGTTTCGTCCGCTTTTCATCGCCGAAAAAACAGGTTTAAGTACCGGCAGCATTCCAAAACTTACACTAAAAAGTATAAATACCGTTACAACTATAAAAACCAAAGCCAGATTACCCGCCAGCAAATTTAATTGATACCCGCGCTGAATGATTGTATTAACAGGCGGAACAACGATTAGAGCAAGCAGCAAGGTTGCCATTGCTATAATAAATCCTTCCGTAAAAAAGTAGCGAATAATTTGCCGTTTTGATGAACCCAGTAATTTATTTATAAATAAATACTTGGCACTAAAACCTGCCATCCCGATATTCAGGTTGGCATAATTACTAATGGAAATCAAGAGTAAAATTAAAGCGGCAATGGCCAGCACATAAATGTTTCGGATATTTCCGTTTGCTTCAATTTCTCTTAGTTTATTCGAATGTAAATGTATGTCGGTTAATTTTTGCAGATAAACCTGGGTATCCATCTCTTCGGTTTCGGTATCAGTTCTTTCAAGCAGAAAATTGCGAATTCCGGTTTTAACGTTTTCAGGATTTGCATTCTCGGCCAACTCCAAATAAGTCCAGGCCCAACCGTATTCAAAATGATCTTTTACCGGTGTAGCAATAAAATCGGGATGAAAATGGCTGTTGGATGGAAAATCCTCCATCACTCCGTTTATGGTGAAATTTTGCTCCTCGCCATAAAACTGCCCCGTGGGTATTGTTAGAATTTTTCCTATCGGATTTTCAGTTCCAAACACTTTTGCTGCAAAACTTCCGGATACTACCATCGAAGCCGGATTTTCGAGTATTGTTTCTTTGTCACCAACACTAAGTTCTGCTTCGAAAAACTGAAAAAAGGTACTGTCGCATTCAAAAGCCTCGTTAATAGAATAAAAGCGGTTGTTGTATTTCATCACACCTCCACTTACGGGGCGGAGTCTGACAAAATTGGTGACCTCCGGAATTTGTTCCTTTAATTCAGATACATATCCTGGATTTATGAGCCGTGCAAAATGTTTGCCACCCAAAAAATCAGGATCCGTAATGGAGTAACGGTAAATGTTATCTGCATTTTTATGGTAGGCATCGTAACTTAATTCATTTTCCAGAAATAGTGCGATAAATAAAATACCAACCAACGCGAGGCTTAAGCCAATTACTTTTACCAAATGAAGAAAAGGTCGTTTGATTAAATTCCGGACAACAACTTTTACAATCATATTTTTTCTTTTAATCCTCTATAAAATCCATATCTTTTAGCCAGTTAATCAGACTGTTTTGCCAGGTTGCCACGCTTTTTCCCCGTCCAATCCCGGAATCGAAACCATGCGATCCTTTGGCGTAAATATGCAATTCGGCAGGTACTTTTCTTTCGAGCAAGGCCGTGTAAAGCTGAATGCATTTATCGGGTGGCGTAACATCGTCTTGTGCACCATTAACCAAAAACATGGGCGGAACTTTTTGTTTGTGTTTTACAGTGTGGTAAATGGCATTGTTTATACCCGGATAAATGGGAGCCACAAAATCGGGTTCGGTTCTTTCATCAAAATCAGCATATTCAGGCAGCTGGCTTTCGAAAATAGCTAACCCGGCGTAAAGTGCCAGTGCTCCTCCGGCAGAAAAACCGCTTATTCCAATTTTGTTTTTGTCGATGTTTAGTTTTTCCGACTGGGTACGCAAAATATGAATGGCTTGTTTTGCATCGGCATAAACTTCGGGATTATACACCTCGCGTTCGAGCGTAAAACCTTCTGCATCGGCATTAAAAGTACGGTATTTTAACACCAGTGAGGTAATTCCGCGTTCTGCCAGCCAAAGTGCAAAATCAGCTCCTTCACGGTCGAACCAAACATCGCGAAAACCACCACCCGGACAAATTACGATGGCCACTCCGTTTGCGATGTCCTTCTTTGCTTTGTACAAAGTATAAGTCGGTTCCGAAACCTGGCTAAACACTCGGTTCTTTTGCGAAAGAGAGCTTTCATTTACCTGCTCTTCTCTTACTTTTTCCTGCTCATATTGTATTGGATTGTTGGGGATTCCCTTTTCCCAAAGCAGGTGTTCCTTTGCTTTTTGAGCATTTACGGAACTGGATACAACGGTTAGAAAAAAAACAAGTACGAAGCCGATTTTGAGCAAGTAGTTCATAACAAGATAATTTTTAGTTGCCGAAAATTAATTTTCTTCTTTTACATATCCATCTTTTAATGTAATAATCCGGTTTCCGTATTGTGCATTTTCTTTCGAATGAGTCACCTGGATGATGGTCATTCCCTCATCGTTTAATTTTTTCAGGAGTTTCATAATCATTTCGCCTTGCTCGCTGTGCAAATTACCGGTTGGCTCGTCGGCAAGCAGCAATTTAGGACTACCAACAATGGCTCTGGCAATGGCAACCAATTGTTGTTGACCACCCGAAAGCTGGCTCGGAAACAGGTCCTTTTTAGCCACCATATTAAAGCGATCCAGCATGTCGGCAACCATAGCTTTTCGTTCTTTGCTTTTTACGCCTCTGTACACCAAGGGAGTTTCAATGTTTTCGTACACATTCATTTCGTCGATCAGGTGAAAGGCCTGAAAAATAAAGCCAATGTGACTGCGGTGGTACTGCACCTTTTGTTTTTCCTTAAGTTTATTGGCTGGCTGATCAAGGAACAAATATTCTCCTTCACTGGGTTCGTCCAAAAAACCAATAATATTCAATAGAGTTGATTTTCCGGCTCCACTCGGCCCCATAATCGAAACAAATTCTCCTTGCTCAATATCGAGGTTTACTCCTTTAAGCACAAATGTCCGCTGAAATTTTGCGTCGTAATACTTGTCAATGTTTTTTAATTGTATCATAGTTGTTTAAACTTTTAATTGTCTGAATCAGGAATCGCACATTGGGTTCAGATAAAGTAAGGGTTTCACCTCCCTTAGCAGGAAAGTGAAACCGTTTTACTTACGTCAAATTAATTATGAACTAAACTATTTTCTAATTTTCTTCTGAACCCAAAAAGCGCTTAACATATCACTTTTCGTTTC contains:
- a CDS encoding ABC transporter permease; translated protein: MIVKVVVRNLIKRPFLHLVKVIGLSLALVGILFIALFLENELSYDAYHKNADNIYRYSITDPDFLGGKHFARLINPGYVSELKEQIPEVTNFVRLRPVSGGVMKYNNRFYSINEAFECDSTFFQFFEAELSVGDKETILENPASMVVSGSFAAKVFGTENPIGKILTIPTGQFYGEEQNFTINGVMEDFPSNSHFHPDFIATPVKDHFEYGWAWTYLELAENANPENVKTGIRNFLLERTDTETEEMDTQVYLQKLTDIHLHSNKLREIEANGNIRNIYVLAIAALILLLISISNYANLNIGMAGFSAKYLFINKLLGSSKRQIIRYFFTEGFIIAMATLLLALIVVPPVNTIIQRGYQLNLLAGNLALVFIVVTVFILFSVSFGMLPVLKPVFSAMKSGRNNSNTKQNQGGINRGILVFQYAFSIALIISVIVISRQTNFAFKSGMGAGEDNIIVFESVHASLQQKFEILKEELLKYNSIQSVSAMMEPPGGEANDMFAFELEGYTPDEQNEQYERIGVFPCDYSFASLFNLSFLSGTNFTENNLDNEGSAEYIINEAAMKRLNYSNADDIIGKVFKLNFEQLEASGIKLPRGKIIGVVKDFHLSSLKKEVEPLVLFKRDKLWLINFIVAFEPGKKLEALADMKTVWTSLFPEYPFQYESVGSMYQKVYKAELLQARLLSIFTFIALFICSMGLFGLALIVTQQRTKEIGVRKVNGARVREIVQMLNRDFIKWVVLAFVLACPFAWFAMNKWLENFVYKVSLSWWIFVLAGILAVGIALLTVSFQSWKAATRNPVEALRDE
- a CDS encoding alpha/beta hydrolase, which codes for MNYLLKIGFVLVFFLTVVSSSVNAQKAKEHLLWEKGIPNNPIQYEQEKVREEQVNESSLSQKNRVFSQVSEPTYTLYKAKKDIANGVAIVICPGGGFRDVWFDREGADFALWLAERGITSLVLKYRTFNADAEGFTLEREVYNPEVYADAKQAIHILRTQSEKLNIDKNKIGISGFSAGGALALYAGLAIFESQLPEYADFDERTEPDFVAPIYPGINNAIYHTVKHKQKVPPMFLVNGAQDDVTPPDKCIQLYTALLERKVPAELHIYAKGSHGFDSGIGRGKSVATWQNSLINWLKDMDFIED
- a CDS encoding ABC transporter ATP-binding protein gives rise to the protein MIQLKNIDKYYDAKFQRTFVLKGVNLDIEQGEFVSIMGPSGAGKSTLLNIIGFLDEPSEGEYLFLDQPANKLKEKQKVQYHRSHIGFIFQAFHLIDEMNVYENIETPLVYRGVKSKERKAMVADMLDRFNMVAKKDLFPSQLSGGQQQLVAIARAIVGSPKLLLADEPTGNLHSEQGEMIMKLLKKLNDEGMTIIQVTHSKENAQYGNRIITLKDGYVKEEN